Proteins encoded together in one Oceanobacillus iheyensis HTE831 window:
- a CDS encoding protease inhibitor I9 family protein: protein MKKCFYRTFIFVFLIIISGCQINKEGYNEQKEEQVVEETMKSYSKIDPSIDLSSNETISVIVQFTTKPAKVAVLEAEAKGIDLTLEEAKQQVEESYQTFQKEIHTFLDENQVSYRIKHRYKHALNGVSMELPANEIKRLIESSVIQKVFPNEEIQLDPPIQPSDQM from the coding sequence ATGAAGAAATGTTTCTATAGGACTTTTATTTTTGTTTTCCTCATCATTATAAGTGGATGTCAGATAAATAAAGAGGGATACAACGAACAAAAAGAGGAACAGGTGGTGGAAGAAACGATGAAATCCTACAGTAAAATAGATCCATCCATTGACCTATCAAGTAACGAGACAATCTCCGTCATTGTACAGTTTACTACCAAACCTGCTAAAGTAGCGGTTTTAGAAGCAGAGGCAAAGGGTATTGATTTAACCCTGGAAGAAGCTAAACAACAAGTAGAAGAAAGTTATCAAACCTTTCAAAAGGAAATTCATACTTTTTTAGATGAAAATCAAGTTTCCTATCGTATTAAACATCGATACAAGCACGCATTAAACGGTGTATCAATGGAACTTCCCGCAAACGAAATCAAACGTCTGATAGAATCTTCCGTTATTCAAAAGGTTTTTCCAAACGAAGAGATTCAATTGGATCCTCCTATCCAGCCATCTGATCAAATGTAA